A segment of the Hemicordylus capensis ecotype Gifberg chromosome 6, rHemCap1.1.pri, whole genome shotgun sequence genome:
TCATTTTCATGTATCTTCCTTTTCCACTTCCTACTCTAGCCAGCCTCCTTCAATAAATAAAACCTGACATATAATAAATAAGTTATTTAAATAGATAGAATAAATCCTGAAAAAAGCTGGCAAAGTTAACAACAATGTtgatgatgaaaaagaaaagcaactcAGTCCAATGAAACCAGAGTTTCACTGCTATGATCGGTGAATCTTCCTTATGTGTCTCTTAAGTGCATCATTTACATGTATCATGGCAACATTGGGATGCAGAAGCCCATAATACACAATAATTATATTAAACACTTTGAAGTCTGCTCAGAGCACAATAAATgaattctttctccccctcccccaaacattGCATTTATTTTCTCACTCTTTACTACAAAAGAACTCAAGATGTTCAAGCTCCACACAAGTCTTTCTTTCAAAATCTGAAATTACGCTCCCCTCCTGAAAAATCAGGTGTGCTGGGCAATCAAAAGACATAACTTGGGCTAATGAAACCACGGTTTTGGTCCATCATTCCCAAGGGGTCGGCTGATTCGACATCAAGTTCCTGTtcatagaagttgtagtccacaaatGCAGGTTCCACGGGAATCCGGTTGCGGATGGGCAGGAACTGGGAGAAGGGGGGCAGCTGGCGGCTCCTAGACAGAGTCCCTGTTGAGCTGAGGCTAAGAGGAAGGTTGTGGAGTTCGGAGTAGTAGAGGTTGTAGCCATCTTGGAGAACAGTTTCGCGGAAGTTGCATGCCTCTCCAAGGTAAACTAACTACAGAGGAAGAAACACCCGTGAGATcatccctttatttattttatttatgtttatactTATACCCCActatttctccaaggagcccacagcagtgtacgtgctttatgtttatcctcataacaaacTTGTGAGGTAGATTATACAGCCCcagagttgcccagtgagtttcacagttgcatggggatttgaacccaagtctccccgatcctagtcccacacactaacccagggctgctaaacttcggccctcctgcacatgtgggcctacaactcccataatccctggctatgggccggTGTGgctgagggttatgggagttgtcgtttaAAAAAAACGCGAGGGGAGGGGGGTAGGCCTGCTCTAACCCCTACATTACACTGGCTTTTTGTTTAGGGCATAATTTGCCCCTGCAAATCCCCCAGTCAGGACTATACATTACTGCATTCATTCTATGCAGCTGATATTCTCATTTTTTCGAAATAGGTGCTTCCAATGGGAGACAAACTGGGTTAGGAATGCAGCGTAGGGGGCGCAAACCATTTGCCCCACTACAATCTCAATGTGGATTTTCTGCCCCCCAGAGCCGCCATTCACCCCAGAAGGGAAAGCTCCTTCTCAGGACAATggtcaactgtgtgtgtgtggtggtggggggaccagTTTGGGAGCATGGCTGGGCAATGCCCTGCCCTCCCATGCTACAGTCCTATCTGCAGCTCCTGCttagtaaataaaagagaagcaGATCAGCTCTAGGTCCATCATGGCTGATGTagtgcaggagttctcaaccctgggtcccaggggtgtagctataattgagtggatgggttcaaagaacccggccccccagctcctgagggccccccagctccatccctccctattctctaaattctctccctcactccgaggggccgccagggagaggggcaaacacagggcCCTTCTacactagctacgcccctgctggctcccccagcaatgttccctgtaatagggatttccagatgttgttaactacaaatcccttcatccccagccaaagcccattacagctagggattatgggagttgtagtcaacaccatctgggaatcactACTAccgggaacactgatccccagccacaatggccaaaggcacattgtggctggagatgatgggagttgtaatccaacaacatctggggacccaaggctgagagcctctgattcagggattctcagccttaggtctccagatgttattggacttcaactcccataatcctcagccccaatggcctttggtttaggattatgggagttgaagtccaacaacatctaggaaaccaaggttgagaacccatgctcTGATGTATGTCCCTTCATTGTATACGAGTCTGAAATGTGGCAGATGGGCTGGTTTCCCTTTTCTGCATCCCCTTGTCATGCCCCGGACCACCTGTTCCCCAACGGCACACGCACGCCAGGAGGTCAAACTTACTGAGCCATAGAGTTGTCCATTGGGCTTCATGCAGAGAAACTGAGAGGTTTTCTTGGCCTGGATGCGAACAATGCCTGACTTTACAGCTTTGATCTCCAGCAGACCTGGAAGAAACAAATCAGAGAAAAGCAGGTGAAGGCAGAGAACCCACCAGGAGTGCTTGATGCCAGACATTTTCCTGTAGCCCAATTGTCTCCAGACTCAAAAACTACCATTAATCCCAACCTGCAACACGGGGTCCATATTTAGTTCCCCTATATGTCTGTCTAGGCTAGAGTGACCAGGTGCAAAAGAGGACAACCAATAATGCTGCTGTAGCATTAATAGTTAAGTAGAAGAAGGAATTCCAGAGGGTGCCGCTTCTCGCTCAGGGATGTGAAAAACTATGTTGAAATCTCCTCCTCCATGACTTATTAATGTTACTTTATCCTCTTTCCCATCTGGCca
Coding sequences within it:
- the FGF21 gene encoding fibroblast growth factor 21 isoform X1 gives rise to the protein MAEEALNLSLKLKVSIDRLIHGSKQRSKLENLDNRNCRINLHIRRIAETEGAETWGQEKERKAARQGAHFKISSLDPLQSWYTSDHNSSQKGLLEIKAVKSGIVRIQAKKTSQFLCMKPNGQLYGSLVYLGEACNFRETVLQDGYNLYYSELHNLPLSLSSTGTLSRSRQLPPFSQFLPIRNRIPVEPAFVDYNFYEQELDVESADPLGMMDQNRGFISPSYVF
- the FGF21 gene encoding fibroblast growth factor 21 isoform X2, with translation MLAMSVCLPRECCPLLLISLVFWAALAPTASAFPLANSNPLYQFGGQVRLCHLYTADEQTHLFLEIKLDGKVGGSRHQNPFSLLEIKAVKSGIVRIQAKKTSQFLCMKPNGQLYGSLVYLGEACNFRETVLQDGYNLYYSELHNLPLSLSSTGTLSRSRQLPPFSQFLPIRNRIPVEPAFVDYNFYEQELDVESADPLGMMDQNRGFISPSYVF